A genomic region of Colletotrichum destructivum chromosome 5, complete sequence contains the following coding sequences:
- a CDS encoding Putative WD40/YVTN repeat-like-containing domain superfamily, whose translation MDDDDRDSNASSENDQNDQNDQNDQDEVMEDVDDAEGDMENDEEDNDDDQDENEREETGDDAQEKGDEAAKQEDAREPSRAGSTGARVSPDGKGKSPMPFSNLFPTVRPEAVRARLYDIVPTMAAPQATSINAIAITPDLRYWMTGGSDGYIRKYDGPGTINGKQLLTVAQRHPFVDSVVKAGILMSYWENEEPGPPNPRGNEEHVLSPVYSLAVHSQALWLLSGLESGGINLQSVRHDEGKRITCLQQHTNAVSVLTLSQDEKSVLSGSWDKNIYDWDLNTGGVKRSFDGSGGQISAIELRPVNGAPIPAEAMEEEIKFDPTFTSNNGKPLRNSTVDAPNGGDALAPATSGEVAEGQASPAHESLFGGSDTGSLFGDNVPGNYGADGDDDDEFSRAMGDMGMPPLHDGSGQDGGMDHSADIDMTNAFNADSASAPAVQAPGSVSPDASRHQPLASGPDNAATDGPLLQDGATDAEAQPPVPDVSETAPVPDTEADEPAPGSPSMVFVSEPAVPAMDPTQSADTIFFSAAIDGTIRLWDRRVQDPVARISNQRGVPPWCMGACWSPDGNWIYAGRRNGTVEEYSIHKAKSGWETERVLKFPAGSGAVSAVRAMPNGRHLVCASHDILRLYDLKDTRAFKHSTVPFLIIPGPPRAGVISSLYIDRTCRFMLSAAGTRGWEGTSTEVLIGYEIGVTEEKS comes from the exons AtggatgacgatgacagAG ATTCCAACGCGAGTTCCGAAAATGACCAGAACGACCAAAACGACCAGAATGACCAGGACGAGGTCATGGAAGACGtagacgatgccgaggggGACATGGAaaacgacgaagaagacaacGATGATGATCAGGATGAAAACGAACGCGAAGAAACGGGAGACGATGCGCAAgagaagggcgacgaggcAGCAAAACAGGAAGACGCAAGAGAGCCTTCCAGAGCCGGGTCAACTGGCGCGCGGGTATCCCCAGATGGCAAAGGCAAATCGCCAATGCCGTTCTCGAATCTTTTCCCGACCGTACGGCCAGAAGCTGTCAGGGCCCGGCTGTACGATATCGTCCCTACGATGGCCGCCCCGCAGGCAACGAGTatcaacgccatcgccatcacgCCCGACCTTCGATACTGGATGACTGGAGGCTCGGACGGCTACATCCGAAAGTACGACGGCCCGGGTACAATCAACGGTAAACAGCTCCTGACAGTTGCACAGCGGCACCCCTTTGTCGATAGTGTCGTCAAGGCGGGCATTTTGATGTCATACTGGGAGAACGAAGAACCGGGTCCACCCAACCCTAGAGGGAACGAGGAGCATGTGCTATCGCCCGTGTATTCCTTGGCCGTTCACTCACAAGCCTTGTGGCTTCTATCTGGTTTGGAGTCTGGCGGCATCAACCTTCAGAGTGTAAGACATGACGAAGGAAAGCGCATCACATGCCTGCAGCAACACACCAATGCCGTTAGCGTCCTGACACTGTCACAAGACGAGAAGAGCGTGTTGAGCGGCAGCTGGGATAAGAACATCTACGACTGGGATCTGAATACTGGAGGTGTGAAGCGGTCGTTTGACGGTAGCGGAGGTCAAATTTCTGCCATTGAGCTTCGTCCCGTCAACGGAGCCCCCATTCCCGCCGAGGCGATGGAGGAGGAAATCAAGTTTGACCCGACTTTCACATCGAACAACGGCAAGCCCTTGCGGAACAGCACTGTGGATGCTCCGAACGGGGGTGATGCATTGGCGCCTGCCACCTCCGGCGAGGTTGCAGAAGGGCAGGCATCGCCCGCACACGAGTCGCTCTTTGGTGGTAGTGACACTGGGTCTCTTTTCGGCGATAATGTACCGGGCAACTATGGTgctgatggtgatgatgacgacgaatTTTCAAGGGCCATGGGTGACATGGGAATGCCGCCTCTTCACGATGGCTCAGGACAGGATGGGGGAATGGACCATTCTGCCGACATCGACATGACGAATGCATTCAACGCtgactcggcctcggcaccggcggtTCAAGCTCCGGGAAGCGTTAGCCCAGATGCTTCAAGACACCAGCCTTTGGCATCAGGACCAGACAACGCGGCAACCGATGGCCCCTTGCTTCAGGACGGTGCAACGGATGCTGAAGCACAGCCTCCTGTCCCCGACGTCTCTGAGACCGCTCCGGTGCCCGATACGGAGGCGGATGAACCAGCACCCGGGTCGCCGTCCATGGTATTCGTGTCGGAGCCCGCCGTCCCAGCCATGGACCCCACCCAGTCGGCCGACACGATCTTTTTCTCCGCAGCCATCGATGGTACGATCAGGCTGTGGGACCGTCGCGTGCAGGACCCTGTTGCTAGGATAAGCAACCAGCGGGGTGTGCCCCCTTGGTGTATGGGTGCCTGCTGGAGTCCAGATGGCAACTGGATCTATGCTGGCAGGCGAAACGGAACCGTAGAAGAGTACAGCATCCACAAAGCGAAGAGCGGCTGGGAGACGGAACGGGTTCTTAAGTTCCCGGCCGGTAGTGGAGCAGTGAGCGCAGTGCGAGCCATGCCGAATGGTCGACATCTGGTCTG TGCCTCGCATGACATTCTTCGGCTGTACGACCTCAAAGACACGCGGGCCTTCAAGCACTCGACGGTCCCCTTCCTGATTATTCCTGGCCCCCCACGTGCCGGTGTCATTTCGTCTCTCTACATTGACCGCACATGTCGCTTTATGCTCTCAGCTGCCGGAACACGTGGTTGGGAAGGCACAAGCACCGAAGTCCTCATAGGGTATGAAATCGGCGTTACCGAAGAGAAGTCATGA
- a CDS encoding Putative P-loop containing nucleoside triphosphate hydrolase, DNA2/NAM7 helicase, helicase, producing MSWRDTPELPLAEDVMKEAGELPRGNHLNAVYLHKDAYFEVQYELLRHEGVEPIRKAVQEYRSAPEMIESAETCVYTDVFVRGANIIRLGVMIRVTFSSVRARHLINWPASQRLVPGTIVALSPAWDNFQTRCIVATVTGRYDELIDSPMTPPPLDLEIHDTQTTAALMDPDQDYVMIEARSNYFEAVRHVLEGLKQTAKDESPFDKYLVRGSNRVDRPAYMPRSASSVDVSTLNDSIRRSASMGIPVQGDITNHVQLKARLDKSQILALQRMVTKELAVVQGPPGTGKTHTSMAALKVLLSMQPFDVPIIVTAQKNDTVDELLVRCHNLGINFVRIGGQSKNKTVSDRSLVSLRVQSRGNTWRRDGYQKRLDVLKSQARRLLKRCFPPRNQQLILPEHFREVGLISAKQYDSIAVSWDGAVKSIGGQVARHPLGPWLGDQVLSAKPHRSIHVPLDGDAGVEVVSEHESSEDVAVRNMKEQLTGKPILMSRWNSVRLPAIAGHDPGGSSLAKQLLDGNPNLWDIAPEYRGIVYQYLERLYVLSTKLALGTVFKQVNEVVKKLKSIRLREDVDTVRKAGARIIGCTTTGLTKYRGLIAATQPRVMMIEEAAETREANITAALFSSLQQIILVGDHMQLAPHADVLERSRPPFNLNVSLFQKLIERGLEYSSLQIQRRMPPDVRKLLSAWYPLLVDHPCTESQGTIPGMGAQTLLWFDHRHAESSDRYSSKFNAFEADMVVGLYDYLVLNGTIPSDITILTFYSGQKSYILNSLRRKYNFPSRYAGDGEDDAGPEVQTVDGYQGKENEIVLVSVTRSPKNRSKPDAGFLKDRRRAIVALSRPRRLLVVLGDTQNLLASSAQPIWSEVLKRMKCPPCNYMPVFCEAHGREICVRQPDDWERLASKGGCGMRCGRKTGIHRSMCGQKCHGGSCKPALGASIPDRSVVSTAQTSSELSTVTRASMLSTEKNLIDL from the exons ATGAGTTGGCGCGATACGCCAGAGCTGCCCCTGGCCGAAGATGTTATGAAGGAAGCTGGCGAGCTTCCCAGGGGAAACCATCTCAACGCCGTCTATCTGCACAAAGACGCCTATTTCGAGGTCCAGTACGAACTCCTGAGACATGAAGGCGTTGAGCCCATCCGTAAAGCAGTGCAAGAGTACAGGTCAGCCCCTGAGATGATAGAGAGCGCCGAGACGTGTGTATACACCGAT GTATTTGTCCGCGGCGCCAACATCATCCGACTCGGGGTAATGATCCGCGTCACCTTCTCTTCGGTGCGTGCCCGACATTTAATCAACTGGCCTGCCTCTCAGCGGCTGGTCCCGGGTACGATTGTGGCCTTGTCCCCTGCGTGGGACAACTTCCAAACGCGGTGCATTGTGGCTACGGTAACTGGTCGGTATGACGAACTCATCGACAGTCCAATGACACCCCCTCCGTTGGATCTCGAGATACACGATACCCAAACCACCGCTGCCCTCATGGACCCCGACCAGGATTACGTCATGATAGAAGCACGCTCTAACTacttcgaggccgtccgACATGTTTTGGAGGGTCTAAAGCAGACGGCAAAGGACGA GTCACCGTTCGACAAATACCTAGTCAGAGGCTCCAACAGGGTCGATCGACCGGCATACATGCCTCGCTCCGCGTCCTCAGTGGATGTCTCGACCCTCAACGACAGCATTCGTCGATCAGCGTCCATGGGCATCCCCGTTCAGGGCGACATTACGAACCATGTGCAACTGAAAGCAAGACTGGACAAGTCGCAAATTCTCGCACTACAGCGAATGGTCACCAAAGAGCTGGCTGTTGTACAGGGCCCTCCCGGGACGGGGAAGACCCACACATCCATGGCAGCGCTGAAGGTTCTGCTGAGCATGCAGCCATTCGATGTGCCAATCATTGTCACGGCACAAAAGAATGACACTGTTGACGAGCTTCTTGTCCGTTGTCACAACCTCGGCATCAACTTCGTCCGTATCGGCGGCCAGTCCAAGAACAAGACAGTCTCTGACAGGTCCTTGGTCAGCCTCCGCGTGCAGTCTCGGGGTAATACGTGGCGGAGGGACGGGTACCAGAAACGCCTTGACGTTCTGAAATCCCAGGCAAGGCGTCTCTTGAAACGCTGTTTCCCTCCCCGTAACCAGCAGCTGATCTTGCCTGAACATTTCCGGGAGGTTGGTTTGATCAGCGCTAAGCAGTATGACTCCATCGCGGTCTCCTGGGATGGAGCCGTCAAGTCAATAGGAGGACAAGTCGCACGGCATCCGCTCGGGCCGTGGCTCGGTGACCAAGTACTTTCCGCGAAGCCTCATCGTAGCATCCACGTTCCCCTTGATggtgatgccggcgtcgaggtggTGTCAGAGCATGAATCGAGCGAGGACGTTGCGGTTCGCAACATGAAGGAGCAGTTGACAGGCAAGCCCATTTTAATGTCGAGATGGAATAGCGTGAGATTGCCAGCCATTGCAGGGCATGATCCGGGTGGCAGCTCCCTGGCTAAGCAACTCCTCGACGGCAATCCAAATCTTTGGGATATTGCCCCTGAATATCGCGGAATAGTTTACCAGTACCTCGAGCGTCTTTACGTCTTGTCGACCAAGCTGGCTCTTGGCACCGTCTTCAAGCAGGTcaacgaggtcgtcaagaaACTCAAGTCGATCCGATTGAGAGAAGACGTCGACACAGTCCGCAAAGCAGGGGCACGCATCATTGGGTGCACGACCACGGGCCTCACCAAGTACCGCGGACTTATTGCTGCTACGCAACCACGGGTCATGATGATCGAGGAAGCCGCCGAAACCCGCGAGGCAAACATTACTGCCGCCTTGTTCTCCTCCCTGCAGCAGATCATCCTGGTGGGCGATCACATGCAGCTGGCGCCTCACGCCGACGTCCTGGAGCGGAGCAGGCCGCCCTTCAACTTGAACGTCTCGCTCTTCCAGAAGCTTATTGAGCGAGGGCTGGAGTACTCAAGTCTTCAAATACAGAGGCGCATGCCACCGGATGTTCGCAAGCTGCTAAGTGCTTGGTACCCACTCCTCGTCGATCACCCCTGTACCGAGAGCCAGGGCACGATCCCCGGGATGGGTGCGCAAACTCTACTTTGGTTCGACCACAGGCATGCCGAGTCTTCGGATCGATATTCTAGCAAATTCAACGCGTTCGAAGCTGATATGGTTGTTGGGCTGTACGACTACCTGGTACTCAACGGGACCATCCCGTCCGATATTACTATCCTGACCTTTTACAGCGGTCAGAAGTCATACATTCTAAACAGTCTCCGGCGAAAGTACAATTTCCCTAGTCGTTACGCCGgtgacggcgaagatgaCGCCGGGCCCGAAGTTCAAACAGTGGACGGATACCAGGGTAAGGAGAACGAGATCGTTCTCGTTTCCGTGACCCGGAGTCCCAAGAACCGAAGCAAGCCGGATGCAGGCTTCCTCAAGGACCGGAGGCGCGCAATTGTAGCCCTCAGCAGGCCTCGACGGTTGCTCGTTGTTCTTGGCGACACGCAGAACCTCCTGGCTTCATCGGCCCAGCCTATCTGGAGCGAGGTATTGAAAAGAATGAAGTGCCCGCCCTGCAACTACATGCCGGTTTTCTGCGAGGCGCACGGCAGGGAGATTTGTGTTCGGCAGCCGGATGATTGGGAGAGATTGGCCAGCAAAGGAGGTTGCGGGATGCGCTGCGGGCGAAAAACCGGCATTCACAGATCGATGTGCGGACAAAAGTGCCACGG TGGTTCTTGCAAACCGGCGCTCGGCGCCTCGATCCCGGATAGATCTGTGGTCAGTACCGCGCAGACGTCTTCTGAGCTTTCTACTGTCACAAGGGCCTCCATGCTGTCCACCGAGAAGAACCTCATAGACCTCTAG
- a CDS encoding Putative SWIRM domain, Homeobox-like domain superfamily protein, translating into MMADKPNHTAITQPTTTVVFDSIRARQLPFNISKMQSSSSAPVSQTMDPKHNMTPPQATTMARDTKKVFDISNLMSPPEPVPYDNFNQNQQHSMSMFTASHLAQEATKPSMPMSPPVSPYITEAGNVPTSGTSAKDPILYPRDDNASSPIQPPLFPSTESIEHRRIVEEHIVARPPGLFREGSPPQREDYELALQLKSQVMRLFANKRKSWYEKEREQVRADRKLNHARWNSVVRYQTIAPAKSAPTKTTKLVPAKSKAITSANPKPDRIVKPQAPRPVRTSPPTRHIRRVSATPDPARRVVAPNREDRDFAALPDYCPPLSSLPNKPNCLKVDWKGAPIDLSDDTNVHLLHPDEVSLAANLRLDCATYLTSKRRIFVRRLECARVGKEFRKTDAQQACKIDVNKASKLWTAFDKVNWLELKWMSKFI; encoded by the coding sequence ATGATGGCTGACAAACCCAACCATACCGCCATTACACAGCCTACAACAACAGTCGTCTTTGACTCAATCCGCGCCCGCCAACTTCCTTTTAACATCTCTAAGATGCAGTCTTCCTCATCTGCACCCGTCTCGCAAACAATGGACCCAAAACACAACATGACGCCTCCACAAGCGACAACGATGGCTCGGGACACCAAGAAAGTGTTCGACATCAGCAACCTCATGTCTCCTCCCGAGCCGGTACCTTACGACAATTTCAATCAGAACCAGCAACACAGCATGTCGATGTTTACCGCTTCCCATCTCGCGCAAGAAGCGACGAAGCCTAGCATGCCAATGTCTCCTCCTGTGTCGCCATATATCACAGAGGCAGGCAACGTCCCCACATCGGGAACATCTGCAAAGGATCCAATCCTGTACCCTCGCGACGATAACGCTTCTAGCCCAATTCAGCCACCTTTGTTCCCAAGCACCGAATCAATTGAGCACCGGCGTATTGTCGAGGAACACATCGTCGCGCGACCTCCAGGCCTCTTCCGCGAGGGCTCGCCTCCCCAAAGAGAGGATTATGAACTGGCCTTGCAACTCAAGTCCCAGGTTATGAGACTGTTTGCAAACAAGAGGAAGTCATGGtacgagaaagagagggaacaAGTCAGGGCAGACCGAAAGCTGAATCACGCTCGGTGGAATAGCGTCGTGCGATATCAGACAATCGCCCCTGCAAAGTCTGCCCCTACCAAGACTACCAAACTCGTCCCGGCCAAATCCAAGGCTATTACATCCGCCAATCCGAAGCCCGACCGAATCGTCAAGCCCCAGGCTCCTCGTCCTGTTCGTACCAGCCCTCCGACTCGTCACATTCGCCGTGTTAGTGCCACGCCGGACCCTGCTCGTCGTGTCGTTGCACCAAACCGAGAGGATCGCGACTTCGCAGCTCTGCCCGACTATTGCCCACCGCTGTCTTCGCTGCCTAACAAGCCGAACTGCCTCAAGGTGGACTGGAAGGGCGCTCCTATCGACCTCAGTGACGACACCAATGTTCACTTGCTCCACCCTGACGAGGTCAGCCTTGCTGCCAACCTTCGGCTCGACTGCGCTACCTACCTCACGAGCAAGCGACGCATATTTGTTCGTCGCCTAGAGTGTGCAAGAGTTGGAAAGGAGTTCCGCAAGACAGACGCTCAGCAGGCCTGCAAGATTGATGTCAACAAGGCTTCGAAGTTGTGGACGGCTTTCGACAAGGTCAACTGGCTTGAGCTGAAGTGGATGAGCAAGTTTATCTGA
- a CDS encoding Putative quinoprotein alcohol dehydrogenase-like superfamily, which produces MQRKRHHPLAGIEEPLSVSKRARLTASHCNDSNTDTESELTFAADDILSSLSDELLVRILSFLPTSNLLGIAPVSRRFYRLSSDSQLWRTLYYHRFVLPRALRIPGFRDGSTRERTRINYSARRTLWADGGWGRRCGSEAAVDWKRQYRLRHNWASGNASVEELKVGEASSSLSEPRKTLVKVVEGIAITADGVHGLRAWDLKTREPVAQIGLRDGTDETTPTCLAVDDQPFEHKELDVSVGFLDGSFGAWRLDVEDGRFLRRYKHEKSSNGPLAEIAYRHPFVLTATEKFLVSLYHFQSPASTPSSSFSGQHKETTASEESETDAGSESATLQESDSDIEEVLYVGAVKKRSGRASPQAAASLPAPILLTSLKSHTSGAPLALSIRQMASYVIASIAYTFSTLEGWSIGIQDLQVRCQGADGQTSSSVVSTRLAFTEPVKAPCSVSSAPLKTPQRSHASAQISDGPKTLCYNHPYILTAMADNTLVLHVCTSNATKLNLSPGIRLWGHTSGIGDAEITARGKAVSVSCRGEEIRVWELEGRVSGKSIAIQPNLTAEEPEETLPRWDDRRNWVGFDDEMVIVLKETKDGRESLVVYDFS; this is translated from the coding sequence ATGCAGCGCAAGAGGCACCATCCGCTCGCCGGTATTGAAGAGCCACTGTCCGTCTCCAAACGGGCGCGCCTCACCGCATCACATTGCAATGACTCGAACACAGATACCGAAAGCGAGCTCACCTTCGCAGCCGACGATATTCTCTCATCTCTTTCCGATGAACTTCTCGTACGCATACTGTCGTTTTTACCGACCTCGAATCTTTTAGGGATAGCACCCGTGTCCCGCCGTTTCTACCGCCTTTCCTCCGACTCCCAATTATGGCGGACACTATACTATCACCGATTTGTCCTGCCTCGTGCATTGCGAATACCCGGGTTCCGCGACGGATCTACTCGAGAAAGAACACGAATAAACTATTCTGCCAGGCGGACGCTCTGGGCTGACGGTGGCTGGGGCCGAAGATGCGGCTCCGAAGCGGCCGTAGACTGGAAGCGTCAGTACAGATTGCGTCACAACTGGGCCAGCGGGAATGCCTCAGTCGAAGAGCTTAAGGTCGGAGAagcctcctcttctttatCGGAGCCGCGGAAGACGCTCGTTAAGGTGGTGGAAGGCATTGCCATAACCGCAGACGGCGTTCATGGCCTACGGGCGTGGGATCTCAAAACTAGAGAACCCGTTGCCCAGATTGGGCTCAGGGACGGAACCGACGAGACAACACCGACATGCCTGGCCGTAGACGATCAACCTTTTGAACACAAGGAGCTCGATGTCTCGGTCGGTTTCCTAGACGGCAGTTTTGGTGCCTGGAGGCTTGATGTCGAAGATGGCAGGTTTCTCCGGCGGTACAAGCACGAAAAGTCCAGTAACGGCCCGCTGGCTGAGATCGCCTACCGCCATCCATTTGTCTTGACCGCAACAGAAAAATTTCTCGTGTCTTTGTACCACTTCCagtcgccggcatcgacgccctcctcatcGTTTTCCGGACAACACAAGGAGACGACTGCTTCCGAAGAAAGCGAAACGGATGCTGGCTCGGAAAGTGCGACTCTACAGGAATCAGACAGCGATATTGAAGAGGTTTTATATGTCGGGGCTGTGAAGAAGAGATCCGGTCGAGCCAGCCCGCAAGCCGCTGCCTCACTGCCTGCCCCGATCCTGCTGACGTCTCTCAAATCGCATACCTCGGGAGCGCCGCTGGCCTTGTCGATTCGTCAAATGGCTTCGTATGTGATTGCATCCATCGCCTACACGTTCTCCACTTTAGAGGGATGGTCTATCGGCATCCAGGATCTTCAAGTCAGGTGTCAAGGCGCAGATGGGcagacctcgtcgtcggttgTGTCGACTCGGCTGGCCTTCACCGAACCTGTCAAGGCTCCATGTTCAGTTTCTTCGGCGCCTTTAAAGACCCCTCAACGATCACACGCCTCAGCGCAAATATCTGACGGCCCCAAGACACTCTGTTATAACCACCCATATATTCTCACCGCGATGGCCGACAACACCTTGGTTCTACATGTTTGTACGTCAAATGCGACGAAGCTGAACCTTTCCCCGGGCATCCGCCTGTGGGGCCACACGTCAGGTATCGGCGACGCAGAAATCACTGCCAGGGGCAAGGCCGTGAGCGTCAGCTGTCGGGGCGAAGAAATTCGGGTCTGGGAGCTTGAAGGACGCGTCAGTGGCAAAAGCATCGCGATACAGCCAAATTTGACAGCAGAAGAGCCCGAAGAGACGTTGCCTCGATGGGATGATCGGCGAAACTGGGTGGGCTTCGATGATGAAATGGTCATCGTGTTGAAAGAAACAAAGGATGGCAGAGAGAGCCTCGTGGTGTACGACTTCTCATGA